A section of the Streptomyces sp. NBC_01591 genome encodes:
- a CDS encoding ArsA family ATPase — protein MRTVLVTGPGGAGRTTVAAATALAAARRGRRTLLLTADGIPGFPEDTEPTEVTDGLWSARIDSGEHFRGELLALQDQASAVLDLLGGNRLDGEELTELPGSAELALLHTLRRAAEGDWSRRGHDLLVVDLPPLREALALLALPEQLRRYLRRLLPPERQAARALRPMLAQLAGVPMPAQWLYEAAARRDAELAAVQALIEDRNTTLRLVAEPGPAAEDALRTARTGLALHGLRVDTLAVNRVLPRHSADPWFAELAAQQEKTVDRWYEEWVPEAALCEVPHLGRDPRGLDDLARLDTTAACTVFETAGTGGGLFEGDGLASELDERSPGRADDPWWIESPDAPDGLDGLLPGGRIVTAPPSGDGDPVLVWCLPLPGAVKKDLQLVRRGDELLLTVGPFHRIVPLESGLRRCTVSGAALTDGVLRVRFTPDPGLWPRTG, from the coding sequence ATGCGTACGGTCCTCGTCACCGGCCCCGGCGGCGCCGGCCGTACCACCGTCGCGGCGGCGACCGCGCTGGCCGCCGCCCGCCGCGGCCGGCGCACCCTGCTGCTGACGGCCGACGGCATACCCGGATTTCCCGAAGACACCGAACCCACCGAGGTCACCGACGGGCTGTGGTCCGCCCGCATCGACTCCGGCGAGCACTTCCGCGGCGAACTCCTCGCCCTCCAGGACCAGGCCTCCGCCGTACTCGACCTGCTCGGCGGGAACCGGCTGGACGGCGAGGAGCTGACCGAACTCCCCGGCAGCGCCGAACTCGCCCTCCTGCACACCCTGCGCCGCGCCGCCGAGGGCGACTGGTCGCGCCGCGGCCACGACCTCCTCGTCGTCGACCTGCCACCGCTGCGCGAAGCACTCGCCCTGCTCGCCCTCCCTGAGCAGCTGCGCCGCTATCTGCGTCGGCTGCTTCCCCCGGAACGCCAGGCCGCCCGCGCCCTGCGCCCGATGCTCGCCCAGCTCGCCGGCGTGCCCATGCCCGCCCAGTGGCTGTACGAGGCAGCCGCCCGCAGGGATGCCGAGCTGGCCGCCGTCCAGGCCCTGATCGAGGACCGCAACACCACGCTCCGGCTGGTCGCGGAGCCCGGCCCCGCCGCCGAGGACGCCCTGCGCACCGCCCGCACCGGCCTCGCCCTGCACGGACTGCGGGTCGACACCCTCGCGGTGAACCGGGTCCTGCCCAGGCACTCCGCCGACCCCTGGTTCGCGGAGCTCGCCGCGCAGCAGGAGAAGACCGTCGACCGCTGGTACGAGGAGTGGGTGCCCGAGGCCGCGCTGTGCGAGGTGCCCCACCTCGGCCGCGATCCACGGGGCCTCGACGACCTCGCCCGCCTCGACACCACGGCCGCCTGCACCGTCTTCGAGACGGCCGGTACCGGCGGCGGCCTCTTCGAGGGCGACGGACTGGCCTCGGAACTGGACGAGCGGAGCCCCGGCCGGGCCGACGACCCCTGGTGGATCGAGAGCCCCGACGCCCCGGACGGCCTCGACGGGCTGCTGCCCGGCGGCCGGATCGTGACCGCCCCGCCGTCCGGCGACGGCGACCCGGTACTCGTCTGGTGCCTGCCGCTGCCCGGCGCCGTCAAGAAGGACCTCCAGCTGGTCCGCCGCGGCGACGAACTGCTGCTCACCGTGGGCCCGTTCCACCGGATCGTCCCGCTGGAGTCCGGACTGCGCCGCTGCACGGTCTCCGGCGCGGCCCTCACCGACGGGGTGCTCCGGGTCCGGTTCACGCCGGACCCCGGCCTGTGGCCGCGGACGGGCTGA
- a CDS encoding DUF5304 domain-containing protein: MSDATDRPVDDDAWAKACAEDLEAEKARRRAQYGPPPGSAAEELRKLVDAVADKISSLQSPLLGSAAQGTVQQIIKQAKSAVEPVIERNPDVFDHIAAAGSELLAAYRSAVEGQERRWTQGAGDPAGTEKKADDPSDPRDEGPAAGEHIDLD; encoded by the coding sequence ATGAGCGATGCCACCGATCGTCCCGTCGACGACGACGCGTGGGCGAAGGCCTGCGCCGAGGACCTCGAAGCGGAGAAGGCCCGCCGCCGGGCCCAGTACGGCCCGCCGCCCGGCTCCGCCGCCGAGGAGCTGCGCAAGCTGGTCGACGCCGTGGCCGACAAGATCTCGTCCCTCCAGTCGCCGCTGCTCGGTTCGGCGGCCCAGGGCACCGTGCAGCAGATCATCAAGCAGGCGAAGTCCGCGGTCGAGCCCGTCATCGAGCGCAACCCGGACGTCTTCGACCACATCGCCGCGGCCGGCAGCGAACTCCTCGCCGCCTACCGCTCCGCCGTCGAGGGCCAGGAACGCCGCTGGACCCAGGGCGCCGGGGACCCCGCGGGCACCGAGAAGAAGGCCGACGACCCCTCCGACCCCCGTGACGAGGGCCCCGCGGCGGGCGAACACATCGACCTGGACTGA
- a CDS encoding SRPBCC family protein, whose protein sequence is MAEHTSSSITIEAAPADVMGVIADFARYPEWTGEVKEAEVLSEDDHGRAEKVRLVLDAGAIKDDHTLAYTWIGDYEVSWTLVKSQMLRAIDGSYALAPLGDGDRTEVTYRLTVDVKIPMLGMIKRKAEKVIIDRALAGLKKRVESVPKV, encoded by the coding sequence ATGGCTGAACACACCAGCTCGAGCATCACGATCGAGGCGGCACCGGCCGACGTCATGGGAGTGATCGCCGACTTCGCCCGCTATCCGGAGTGGACCGGCGAGGTCAAGGAGGCCGAGGTCCTCTCCGAGGACGACCACGGCCGCGCCGAGAAGGTCCGTCTCGTCCTCGACGCCGGAGCGATCAAGGACGACCACACACTCGCCTACACCTGGATCGGCGACTACGAGGTCAGCTGGACCCTCGTCAAGTCCCAGATGCTGCGCGCCATCGACGGCTCCTACGCACTGGCCCCGCTCGGCGACGGCGACCGCACCGAGGTCACCTACCGGCTGACCGTCGACGTCAAGATCCCGATGCTCGGCATGATCAAGCGCAAGGCGGAGAAGGTCATCATCGACCGGGCCCTGGCCGGCCTGAAGAAGCGCGTCGAGTCCGTCCCGAAGGTCTGA